The Etheostoma spectabile isolate EspeVRDwgs_2016 chromosome 9, UIUC_Espe_1.0, whole genome shotgun sequence DNA segment AaagaatatatgtatatactgtgcACTCAACTGTTAACTGCACCTAACCCTTTATACAGCTGCAACGCACCCACCTGTAGGCACTGACAGGGAGCCAGCAGTGCCATATTACCTGCTCCTTTGTGAAGTGAAATCTAGCCTCACTATCATATGCAAACACTCATATCTTGTTTGGTTTGTATTGTACTTGTGACCCATTaaatctttttgtgttttgcttggTCCAGATGAGCTGTCAGGGTGATCACACCCCTCCAACGAGGGTGTTGGTGACAGGAGGATCCGGCTTGGTGGGCAGGGCTATACAGCATGTGGTCAAAGAGGAGGGGGGAGCCAAGGAAGGGGAAGAATGGATATTTCTCTCCTCCAAAGATGCCAACCTCACGTGAGAGCATACTTTCTCTAGCTACTGCAAACAGGCAAACACATGTGTTTGGTACTAATAATGCACACACAATTTGGAGACTGTCTCTGCACTTTCAGCATTCTGTGTTATTGTCGCATTTCTTCAGGAACATGGAGGAGACACGGGCAGTGTTTGAAAAATATCGGCCGACCCACGTCATTCACCTGGCTGCTATGGTGGGGGGGCTTTTCAAGAACATGAAGTATAACCTGGACTTTTGGGTATGAGAAAGTCACGCATCTGCTGTCACTGCTAATTGTATGTgtgcttttatcttttttttattaatttactaATGCTGGACTGATTGACACCAACATAATTTCGTTGTGTCCATACAATGAAAATAGATTATCTTGAATTTAGTAAATTAGCACATATGTTTGAAAGGGTTGTTGGATATGGGTTAAAACTAAGAAGACTTTGATGGATAATGAAGGCTGTATATGTCCCCTCCAGAGAAACAATGTCTACATCAACGATAACGTGCTGCAGGCAGCACATGAAGTTGGCGCCGTCAAGGTTGTTTCTTGCTTGTCCACCTGCATCTTTCCGGATAAAACCACCTACCCTATTGATGAGACCATGGTAACAGGCCCCTATGTGTGCTCTTAGCTGGCAAGTATCGGCACATTTGTAAATGGCAACTAACATTACGTTCCATCTTTGCACAAGATCCACAATGGTCCACCTCATGAGTCGAACTTTGGCTATGCCTATGCAAAGAGAATGATTGATGTTCATAACAGGTGGGAACtctgttgttggttttgcaCGTTTAGTACATTTATACTATCAACATAGAGTAAGAATTGTCTTTAAAACTGTTTGTATGTTTCCCAGGGCGTATTTCCAGCAGCATGGGAGTTGCTATACAGCTGTGATTCCCACTAATGTGTTTGGTCCCCATGACAACTTCAGCATTGAGGACGGTCATGTGCTGCCAGGCCTAATTCACAAAGCTTACATTGCTCAAAGTAAGTCTATCAATGCTCTATTTCTcgtttttcaattcaaaatttCGACCTTACTGTGTCTTAGATCCGTAAAAAGACTAGAACTACACATCACTTTTAGAGGAGATTTTCATACATTCTTTTAAGGTGTCTGCAAACCTTATTACATgtactaagtca contains these protein-coding regions:
- the LOC116695573 gene encoding GDP-L-fucose synthase, giving the protein MSCQGDHTPPTRVLVTGGSGLVGRAIQHVVKEEGGAKEGEEWIFLSSKDANLTNMEETRAVFEKYRPTHVIHLAAMVGGLFKNMKYNLDFWRNNVYINDNVLQAAHEVGAVKVVSCLSTCIFPDKTTYPIDETMIHNGPPHESNFGYAYAKRMIDVHNRAYFQQHGSCYTAVIPTNVFGPHDNFSIEDGHVLPGLIHKAYIAQKEGNPLVVWGSGTPRRQFIYSLDLARLFLWVLRDYSEVDPIILSVGEEDEVSIKEAAEAVVQALDFKGEVVFDTGKADGQFKKTASNAKLHRYLPDFTFTPFKKALKETCDWFVANYDTARK